A genomic region of Exiguobacterium sp. Helios contains the following coding sequences:
- the rseP gene encoding RIP metalloprotease RseP, with protein MTTFISIVLMFGVLVAVHEWGHLVMAKRAGILCREFAIGFGPKIFSFFKNETLYTIRLLPIGGYVKMAGEEPEFVEVKPGQTIGLGLRDGIIETMYLDASRPEADQVVTVEKIDLLHKLEVIALQDEVSARYPVSKTAFLVEGQTKTQIAPYDRTFGSKSVFKRVLAIAAGPAMNFVLAFVILFGLALYNGSPTGESVIGTVQKESPADKAGLVEGDRIVSVNGTETDKWTDLRAGFQDQAGKKTTVVYERDGQEQTTSITPKVQQQGDQKVGIIGVTNETEKSFGTALQTGISETWRMSTLIVGAVGDLVTGVVGVDQLSGPVGIVKMTDQVADSGFSMLLTWTALLSVNLAVFNLLPLPALDGGRLLFLFLEALRGKPVDPQKEGLVHFVGFALLMLLMLVVTWNDIQKFF; from the coding sequence ATGACGACCTTTATATCAATCGTATTGATGTTCGGTGTACTTGTTGCCGTGCATGAATGGGGTCATCTCGTCATGGCAAAACGGGCAGGAATCCTCTGTCGCGAATTCGCCATCGGATTTGGTCCGAAAATTTTTTCTTTTTTCAAAAATGAGACGTTGTACACGATTCGCCTGTTACCAATTGGTGGATATGTCAAAATGGCCGGGGAAGAACCGGAATTCGTTGAAGTCAAACCGGGGCAAACAATCGGCTTGGGACTTCGTGACGGTATCATTGAGACGATGTATTTGGATGCTTCCCGTCCGGAGGCGGATCAAGTCGTAACCGTCGAAAAAATTGATTTGTTGCATAAGCTAGAAGTCATCGCCTTACAAGATGAAGTATCGGCACGTTACCCTGTCTCGAAGACGGCATTTCTTGTCGAAGGACAAACCAAAACTCAAATCGCGCCATACGATCGAACGTTTGGATCAAAATCCGTTTTCAAACGTGTCCTAGCCATTGCGGCAGGTCCGGCCATGAACTTTGTTCTCGCGTTTGTTATCTTGTTCGGCTTAGCATTGTATAATGGTTCACCGACCGGAGAAAGTGTCATTGGAACGGTGCAAAAAGAATCTCCGGCTGATAAGGCAGGTCTTGTCGAAGGAGACCGGATTGTTTCCGTCAATGGAACAGAAACGGATAAATGGACGGATTTACGGGCCGGGTTCCAAGATCAGGCCGGAAAAAAGACAACCGTCGTCTACGAACGAGATGGTCAGGAGCAAACGACGTCCATCACACCGAAGGTACAACAGCAAGGTGATCAAAAAGTTGGAATCATTGGTGTGACGAATGAGACAGAAAAATCATTTGGAACAGCCTTACAGACAGGTATTTCCGAAACATGGCGGATGTCGACATTGATCGTCGGAGCTGTCGGAGATCTCGTAACGGGTGTCGTCGGCGTCGATCAATTATCCGGTCCGGTCGGAATCGTCAAAATGACGGATCAAGTTGCGGACAGCGGATTTTCCATGTTGCTGACATGGACTGCATTGCTTTCAGTCAACTTAGCAGTATTCAACTTATTACCACTACCTGCTTTAGACGGTGGCCGATTATTGTTCCTGTTTTTAGAAGCGTTGCGCGGGAAACCGGTCGATCCGCAAAAAGAAGGATTAGTCCATTTTGTTGGATTTGCACTTTTGATGCTCTTGATGTTGGTCGTCACATGGAACGATATCCAGAAGTTCTTTTAA
- a CDS encoding 1-deoxy-D-xylulose-5-phosphate reductoisomerase gives MKQVSIIGGTGSIGTQTLDVIAANPDRFQLVSFAFGKNIEVALPWLNRLRPELVAVLDETVKEQLEAVLDYAPTVLVGEEGLIAVATAEQADIVITAVVGAVGLRPTLAAIEAGKAIGLANKETLVTAGHLVMKKAREKGVAILPVDSEHAAIFQCLNGERRQDVRQIILTASGGSFRDQTREQLANVTVEQALNHPNWSMGAKITIDSATMMNKGFEVIEAHWLFDVTYDEIDVVLHRESIIHSMVEFNDGAVMAQLGMPDMREPIQYALTYPSRLEIKGGERLNLKQIGRLNFAEASFERYPLLRLAFEAGRAGGSMPSVLNAANEQAVDRFLKGEISFLEIEASVEAALQAHENIEDPSLDQILESDRWARAFVASLSLAN, from the coding sequence ATGAAACAGGTTAGTATCATTGGGGGAACTGGATCAATCGGGACCCAAACGTTAGATGTCATCGCAGCAAATCCAGACCGTTTTCAACTGGTCAGCTTTGCGTTCGGGAAAAACATCGAGGTTGCCTTACCCTGGCTGAATCGTTTACGTCCGGAGCTGGTAGCTGTCTTAGACGAGACAGTAAAAGAACAACTCGAAGCTGTTCTTGATTACGCGCCAACAGTGCTCGTCGGTGAAGAAGGATTGATTGCTGTCGCAACAGCAGAACAAGCGGATATCGTCATTACAGCCGTCGTCGGTGCCGTCGGGCTTCGTCCTACGCTTGCCGCCATTGAAGCGGGAAAAGCAATCGGGTTGGCAAACAAAGAAACACTAGTGACAGCCGGACACCTCGTCATGAAAAAAGCACGTGAAAAAGGTGTCGCTATTCTTCCGGTCGATAGTGAACATGCCGCGATTTTCCAATGTCTGAATGGCGAACGTCGCCAAGACGTCCGACAAATCATCTTAACCGCATCCGGCGGCAGTTTCCGTGATCAAACACGGGAACAGTTGGCAAACGTAACAGTCGAGCAGGCGCTAAACCATCCGAACTGGTCAATGGGGGCCAAAATTACGATTGATTCGGCGACGATGATGAACAAAGGATTTGAAGTCATCGAAGCGCACTGGTTGTTTGATGTCACGTACGATGAAATCGATGTCGTCCTTCACCGGGAATCCATCATCCACTCGATGGTCGAATTCAATGATGGTGCGGTTATGGCGCAACTCGGGATGCCGGATATGCGTGAACCGATTCAATATGCCCTTACATATCCGTCCCGCCTTGAAATCAAAGGGGGAGAACGGTTAAACTTAAAACAAATCGGACGCCTGAATTTTGCGGAAGCTTCATTTGAACGTTATCCATTGCTTCGTCTTGCGTTTGAAGCAGGACGTGCGGGTGGATCGATGCCTTCCGTGCTCAATGCTGCGAACGAACAAGCTGTTGACCGTTTTTTAAAAGGGGAAATCAGCTTTTTAGAAATTGAAGCGAGCGTCGAGGCGGCTCTTCAAGCACATGAAAACATCGAAGATCCGTCTTTGGACCAGATTTTAGAGTCGGATCGTTGGGCCCGTGCGTTTGTTGCGTCCCTCTCACTCGCTAATTAA